Proteins from a genomic interval of Stenotrophomonas sp. 24(2023):
- the rplJ gene encoding 50S ribosomal protein L10: MALNLSQKQEVVAELADVAAKAHSLIAAEYAGTTVAQMTAMRKQARETGVFLKVVKNTLASRAVEGTEFAVAQDQMVGPLLYAFSLEEPGAAGRLIKEAAKGNDKLKAKVVAIGGEVFPASHVDVLASLPTRDQALAMLARVLTEPVTMFARAVKAIGEKQGGGDVAADAAAEPAAETA, from the coding sequence ATGGCTCTCAATCTGTCCCAGAAGCAAGAAGTAGTCGCCGAGCTGGCAGACGTCGCCGCCAAGGCCCACTCCTTGATCGCAGCCGAATACGCTGGCACCACGGTCGCCCAGATGACCGCGATGCGCAAGCAGGCTCGTGAAACCGGTGTTTTCTTGAAGGTTGTCAAGAACACCCTGGCTTCGCGCGCCGTTGAAGGCACCGAGTTCGCCGTGGCCCAGGACCAGATGGTTGGTCCGCTGCTGTACGCGTTCTCGCTCGAGGAGCCCGGCGCTGCCGGTCGCCTGATCAAGGAAGCCGCCAAGGGCAACGACAAGCTGAAGGCTAAGGTCGTCGCCATCGGTGGTGAAGTGTTCCCGGCAAGCCACGTCGACGTGCTGGCCTCGCTGCCGACCCGCGACCAGGCCCTGGCCATGCTGGCCCGCGTCCTGACCGAGCCGGTCACGATGTTCGCCCGCGCCGTCAAGGCCATCGGCGAGAAGCAGGGGGGTGGCGACGTCGCCGCCGACGCTGCTGCCGAACCGGCCGCCGAGACCGCCTGA
- the rplL gene encoding 50S ribosomal protein L7/L12 yields MSLTNEQIVDAIAEKSLMEVMELVKAIEEKFGVSAAAPVAVAAAAGPAAAVEEQTEFTVTLKTAGDKKVEVIKAVRAITGLGLKEAKDLAEAGGVLKEAASKDEAEKMKKDLEAAGATVEVK; encoded by the coding sequence ATGTCCCTTACCAACGAACAGATCGTCGACGCCATCGCCGAAAAGTCCCTGATGGAAGTGATGGAGCTGGTCAAGGCCATCGAAGAGAAGTTCGGCGTCTCCGCCGCTGCTCCGGTTGCCGTGGCTGCTGCCGCTGGCCCGGCCGCTGCTGTTGAAGAGCAGACCGAATTCACCGTCACCCTGAAGACCGCCGGCGACAAGAAGGTCGAAGTCATCAAGGCCGTCCGCGCCATCACCGGCCTGGGCCTGAAGGAAGCGAAGGACCTGGCCGAAGCCGGTGGCGTCCTGAAGGAAGCCGCTTCGAAGGACGAAGCCGAAAAGATGAAGAAGGACCTGGAAGCTGCTGGCGCGACTGTCGAAGTCAAGTAA
- the rpoB gene encoding DNA-directed RNA polymerase subunit beta has translation MTTYSFTEKKRIRKDFGKQRSILEVPFLLAIQVDSYREFLQENVDPAKRSDHGLHAALKSVFPIASYSGNAALEYVGYKLGEPVFDERECRQRGMSYGAPLRVTVRLVIYDRESSTKAIKYVKEQEVYLGEIPLMTENGTFIVNGTERVIVSQLHRSPGVFFDHDRGKTHSSGKLLYSARIIPYRGSWLDFEFDPKDALYTRIDRRRKLPVSILLRALGYSNEEMLAEFFEINTFHINPDEGVQLELVPERLRGETLGFDLADGDKVIVEAGKRITARHVKQLEASGIAALAVPDDYLVGRILSHDVVDASTGELLAQANDEISDEQLQNFRKAGVDAVGTLWVNDLDRGPYLSNTLRIDPSKTQLEALVEIYRMMRPGEPPTKEAAQNLFHNLFFTFERYDLSTVGRMKFNRRVGRKETTGEAVLYDSKYFGERNDEESKRLVAAHGQSSDILDVIKVLTEIRNGRGVVDDIDHLGNRRVRSVGEMAENVFRVGLVRVERAVKERLSMAESEGLTPQELINAKPVAAAIKEFFGSSQLSQFMDQNNPLSEVTHKRRVSALGPGGLTRERAGFEVRDVHPTHYGRVCTIETPEGPNIGLINSLAVYARTNQYGFLETPYRKVVDGKVYDEVEFLSAIEENEYVIAQANALTNADSILTEQFVPCRFQGESLLKPPAEVHFMDVSPMQTVSVAAALVPFLEHDDANRALMGANMQRQAVPTLRSQKPLVGTGIERAVARDSGVTVNARRGGEVVQVDAARIVVKVVEEEIIGATDAGVDIYNLVKYTRSNQNTCINQRPLVQVGDVIARGDVLADGPSTDIGELALGQNMLIAFMPWNGYNFEDSILLSERVVEEDRYTTIHIEELTCVARDTKLGPEEISADIPNVSEQALNRLDESGVVYIGAEVRAGDIMVGKVTPKGESQLTPEEKLLRAIFGEKASDVKDSSLRVPPGMDGTVIDVQVFTRDGIEKDKRARQIEESEIKRVKKDFDDQFRILEAAIYMRLRSQIVGKVVNGGAGLKKGDTITDAYLDGLKKADWFVLRMKDEDASEAIERAQKQIQAHEKEFERRFADKRGKITAGDDLAPGVLKMVKVFLAVKRRIQPGDKMAGRHGNKGVVSNVVPVEDMPYMASGETVDIVLNPLGVPSRMNIGQILEVHLGWAAKGLGRKIQGMLEAQAAVMELRKFLDDIYNHDDTNVANRVDLSQFSDEELLRLARNLTDGVPMATPVFDGATEAEIKRMLELADLPSSGQTQLYDGRTGEAFDRHTTVGYMHYLKLNHLVDDKMHARSTGPYSLVTQQPLGGKAQFGGQRFGEMEVWALEAYGAAYTLQEMLTVKSDDVQGRNQMYKNIVDGEHEMVAGMPESFNVLVKEIRSLAINMELEDN, from the coding sequence ATGACGACTTATTCGTTCACCGAAAAGAAGCGTATCCGCAAGGACTTCGGCAAGCAGCGCTCGATTCTCGAAGTGCCGTTCCTGCTGGCCATCCAGGTGGATTCCTACCGTGAATTCCTGCAGGAAAACGTCGATCCGGCCAAGCGCTCGGACCACGGCCTGCACGCCGCGCTGAAGTCGGTCTTCCCGATCGCCAGCTACAGCGGCAACGCCGCCCTGGAATACGTCGGCTACAAGCTGGGCGAGCCGGTCTTCGACGAACGTGAGTGCCGCCAGCGTGGCATGAGCTACGGCGCCCCGCTGCGCGTGACCGTGCGCCTGGTCATCTACGACCGCGAGTCGTCGACCAAGGCCATCAAGTACGTGAAGGAGCAGGAGGTCTATCTGGGCGAAATCCCGCTGATGACCGAGAACGGCACCTTCATCGTCAACGGCACCGAGCGCGTCATCGTTTCCCAGCTGCACCGCTCGCCGGGCGTGTTCTTCGATCACGACCGCGGCAAGACCCACAGCTCGGGCAAGCTGCTGTACAGCGCCCGCATCATTCCTTACCGCGGTTCCTGGCTGGACTTCGAGTTCGACCCGAAGGACGCGCTGTACACCCGTATCGACCGCCGCCGCAAGCTGCCGGTGTCGATCCTGCTGCGCGCGCTTGGCTACAGCAACGAAGAGATGCTGGCCGAGTTCTTCGAGATCAACACCTTCCACATCAACCCGGATGAAGGCGTCCAGCTGGAGCTGGTGCCCGAGCGCCTGCGTGGTGAAACCCTGGGCTTCGACCTGGCTGACGGTGACAAGGTCATCGTGGAAGCCGGCAAGCGCATCACCGCGCGCCACGTCAAGCAGCTGGAAGCCTCGGGCATCGCTGCCCTGGCCGTGCCGGACGACTACCTGGTCGGCCGCATCCTGTCGCACGACGTCGTCGATGCCTCCACCGGCGAACTGCTGGCCCAGGCCAACGACGAAATCTCCGACGAACAGCTGCAGAACTTCCGCAAGGCCGGCGTCGACGCGGTCGGCACCCTGTGGGTGAACGACCTGGATCGTGGCCCGTACCTGTCCAACACCCTGCGCATCGACCCGAGCAAGACCCAGCTCGAAGCCCTGGTCGAAATCTACCGCATGATGCGTCCGGGCGAGCCGCCGACCAAGGAAGCCGCGCAGAACCTGTTCCACAACCTGTTCTTCACCTTCGAGCGCTACGACCTGTCCACGGTCGGCCGCATGAAGTTCAACCGTCGCGTGGGCCGCAAGGAAACCACCGGCGAAGCCGTGCTGTATGACAGCAAGTACTTCGGCGAGCGCAACGACGAGGAATCCAAGCGCCTGGTGGCCGCACACGGCCAGAGCTCGGACATCCTGGACGTGATCAAGGTCCTGACCGAGATCCGCAACGGCCGTGGCGTCGTCGACGACATCGACCACCTGGGCAACCGCCGCGTGCGTTCGGTCGGTGAAATGGCCGAGAACGTGTTCCGCGTGGGCCTGGTCCGCGTCGAGCGCGCGGTCAAGGAACGCCTGTCGATGGCCGAATCCGAAGGCCTGACCCCGCAGGAGCTGATCAACGCCAAGCCGGTCGCCGCTGCCATCAAGGAGTTCTTCGGCTCCTCGCAGCTGTCGCAGTTCATGGACCAGAACAACCCGCTGTCGGAAGTCACGCACAAGCGTCGCGTCTCGGCCCTGGGCCCGGGCGGCCTGACCCGTGAGCGCGCCGGCTTCGAAGTGCGCGACGTGCACCCGACCCATTACGGCCGCGTCTGCACCATCGAAACCCCGGAAGGCCCGAACATCGGCCTGATCAACTCGCTGGCCGTGTATGCCCGCACCAACCAGTACGGTTTCCTCGAGACCCCGTACCGCAAGGTCGTGGACGGCAAGGTGTACGACGAGGTCGAGTTCCTGTCGGCCATCGAGGAAAACGAGTACGTCATTGCACAGGCCAACGCCCTGACCAATGCCGACAGCATCCTGACCGAACAGTTCGTGCCGTGCCGCTTCCAGGGCGAATCGCTGCTGAAGCCGCCGGCGGAAGTCCACTTCATGGACGTTTCGCCGATGCAGACCGTGTCGGTCGCTGCCGCGCTGGTGCCGTTCCTGGAGCACGATGACGCCAACCGTGCACTGATGGGCGCCAACATGCAGCGCCAGGCCGTGCCGACCCTGCGTTCGCAGAAGCCGCTGGTGGGTACCGGCATCGAACGCGCCGTGGCCCGCGACTCCGGTGTGACCGTGAACGCGCGTCGTGGCGGTGAAGTGGTGCAGGTCGATGCCGCGCGCATCGTGGTCAAGGTGGTCGAAGAAGAGATCATCGGTGCCACCGACGCCGGCGTGGACATCTACAACCTGGTCAAGTACACCCGTTCCAACCAGAACACCTGCATCAACCAGCGTCCGCTGGTCCAGGTGGGCGATGTCATCGCCCGCGGCGACGTGCTGGCTGACGGCCCGTCCACCGACATCGGCGAACTGGCCCTGGGCCAGAACATGCTGATCGCGTTCATGCCGTGGAACGGCTACAACTTCGAAGACTCCATCCTGCTCTCCGAGCGCGTGGTGGAAGAGGATCGCTACACCACGATCCACATCGAAGAACTGACCTGCGTCGCGCGTGACACCAAGCTGGGGCCGGAGGAAATCTCGGCCGACATCCCGAACGTCTCCGAGCAGGCACTGAACCGCCTGGACGAGAGCGGTGTGGTGTACATCGGCGCCGAAGTGCGCGCCGGCGACATCATGGTCGGCAAGGTCACGCCGAAGGGCGAAAGCCAGCTGACCCCGGAAGAGAAGCTGCTGCGCGCCATCTTCGGCGAGAAGGCCTCGGACGTTAAGGACAGCTCGCTGCGCGTGCCGCCGGGCATGGACGGCACCGTCATCGACGTGCAGGTCTTCACCCGCGACGGCATCGAGAAGGACAAGCGCGCCCGCCAGATCGAAGAATCTGAAATCAAGCGCGTCAAGAAGGACTTCGACGACCAGTTCCGCATCCTGGAAGCGGCGATCTACATGCGCCTGCGTTCGCAGATCGTCGGCAAGGTGGTCAACGGCGGTGCCGGCCTGAAGAAGGGCGACACCATCACCGACGCCTACCTGGACGGCCTGAAGAAGGCTGACTGGTTCGTGCTGCGCATGAAGGACGAGGACGCTTCGGAAGCCATCGAGCGCGCGCAGAAGCAGATCCAGGCGCACGAGAAGGAATTCGAGCGTCGCTTCGCCGACAAGCGCGGCAAGATCACCGCCGGTGACGACCTCGCTCCGGGCGTGCTGAAGATGGTCAAGGTGTTCCTGGCCGTGAAGCGCCGCATCCAGCCGGGCGACAAGATGGCAGGCCGCCACGGCAACAAGGGTGTGGTCTCCAACGTGGTGCCGGTCGAGGACATGCCGTACATGGCCTCGGGCGAAACCGTGGACATCGTGCTGAACCCGCTGGGCGTGCCGTCGCGCATGAACATCGGCCAGATCCTGGAAGTGCATCTGGGCTGGGCCGCCAAGGGCCTGGGCCGCAAGATCCAGGGCATGCTGGAAGCGCAGGCGGCCGTGATGGAGCTGCGCAAGTTCCTGGACGACATCTACAACCACGATGACACCAACGTGGCCAACCGTGTCGACCTGTCGCAGTTCAGCGACGAGGAACTGCTGCGCCTGGCCCGCAACCTGACCGACGGCGTGCCGATGGCCACCCCGGTGTTCGACGGTGCCACCGAAGCGGAAATCAAGCGCATGCTGGAACTGGCCGACCTGCCGAGCAGTGGCCAGACCCAGCTGTACGACGGCCGCACCGGTGAAGCCTTCGATCGCCACACCACCGTGGGCTACATGCACTACCTGAAGCTGAACCACCTGGTCGACGACAAGATGCACGCCCGTTCGACCGGTCCGTACTCGCTCGTCACCCAGCAGCCGCTGGGCGGCAAGGCGCAGTTCGGCGGCCAGCGCTTCGGTGAAATGGAAGTCTGGGCGCTGGAAGCCTACGGCGCGGCCTACACCCTGCAGGAAATGCTGACGGTGAAGTCCGATGACGTGCAGGGCCGCAACCAGATGTACAAGAACATCGTCGACGGTGAGCACGAGATGGTCGCGGGCATGCCGGAATCCTTCAACGTGCTCGTGAAGGAAATCCGCTCGCTGGCCATCAACATGGAACTGGAAGACAACTGA
- the rpoC gene encoding DNA-directed RNA polymerase subunit beta' translates to MKDLLNLFNQQRQTLDFDAIKIALASPDLIRSWSFGEVKKPETINYRTFKPERDGLFCAAIFGPTKDYECLCGKYKRMKHRGVVCEKCGTEVTLAKVRRERMGHIDLASPVAHIWFLKSLPSRIGLMLDMTLRDIERVLYFEAYVVTEPGLTALERRQLLTEEQYLQARQEHGDDFDAAMGAEAVYELLRTIDLQSEMTRLREEIAATGSETKLKRLTKRIKLIEAFLESGNRPEWMVMTVLPVLPPDLRPLVPLDGGRFATSDLNDLYRRVINRNNRLRRLLELNAPDIIVRNEKRMLQESVDALLDNGRRGRAITGTNKRPLKSLADMIKGKQGRFRQNLLGKRVDYSGRSVIVVGPYLRLHQCGLPKKMALELFKPFVFAKLQRRGLATTIKAAKKLVEREEAEVWDILEEVIREHPVMLNRAPTLHRLGIQAFEPVLIEGKAIQLHPLVCTAFNADFDGDQMAVHVPLSLEAQLEARALMMSTNNILSPANGEPIIVPSQDVVLGLYYMTRSLENKKGEGMAFANIAEVKRAYDNRVVELHARVKVRITEVVIDEEGNKQNKTSIVDTTIGRALLAEILPEGLPFALANTELTKKNISRLINSSYRQLGLKDTVVFADKLMYTGFAYATRAGVSIGIDDMLIPDEKKGILTEAEAEVLEIQEQYQSGLVTAGERYNKVVDIWSRTNERIAKAMMDTIGTEKVVNAKGETIDQKSMNSLYIMADSGARGSQAQIRQLAGMRGLMARPDGSIIETPIKANFREGLNVQEYFNSTHGARKGLADTALKTANSGYLTRRLVDVAQDVVITEVDCGTTEGLIMTPIVEGGDVVEPLKDRVLGRVVAEDVFLPGNDEDPIVTRNTLLDEQWVAKLEDAGVQTIKVRSTISCESAFGVCARCYGRDLARGHLVNIGEAVGVIAAQSIGEPGTQLTMRTFHIGGAASRAAAVDNITVKTTGSVKFSNLKSVEHANGSLVAVSRSGEISVLDAHGRERERYKLPYGATITSKDGDAVKAGQTVANWDPHNHPIVSEVAGFIRFIDFVDGVTVIEKTDELTGLASREITDPKRRGTQAKDLRPIVRIVDGKGNDLSIPGTDLPAQYLLPPRSIVNLQDGAPVGVGDVVAKIPQEASKTRDITGGLPRVADLFEARKPKDPAVLAERSGIISFGKDTKGKQRLIIKDTDGSEHEELIPKYRQVIVFEGEHVTKGETIVDGEPSPQDILRLLGVEPLAAYLVKEIQDVYRLQGVKINDKHIEVITRQMLRKVEITDQGSSKFLNGEQVERQRVIEENARLTTRNELIARFDPVLLGITKASLATESFISAASFQETTRVLTEAAVRGTSDNLRGLKENVIVGRLIPAGTGLAYHSQRRRGATGLTDSELQTLAGTPAAVEAVADVADAEQASGEE, encoded by the coding sequence ATGAAAGACCTGCTCAACCTCTTCAACCAGCAGCGCCAGACGCTGGACTTCGACGCGATCAAGATCGCGCTGGCCTCGCCGGACCTGATCCGCTCGTGGTCCTTCGGCGAAGTGAAGAAGCCGGAAACCATCAACTACCGTACCTTCAAGCCGGAACGCGACGGCCTGTTCTGCGCCGCCATCTTCGGCCCGACCAAGGACTACGAGTGCCTGTGCGGCAAGTACAAGCGCATGAAGCACCGCGGCGTGGTCTGCGAGAAGTGCGGCACCGAAGTGACCCTGGCCAAGGTGCGCCGTGAGCGCATGGGCCACATCGACCTGGCCTCGCCGGTCGCGCACATCTGGTTCCTCAAGTCGCTGCCGTCGCGCATCGGCCTGATGCTGGACATGACCCTGCGCGACATCGAGCGCGTGCTGTACTTCGAAGCCTACGTGGTGACCGAGCCGGGCCTGACCGCCCTGGAGCGCCGCCAGCTGCTGACCGAAGAACAGTACCTGCAGGCCCGCCAGGAACACGGCGATGACTTCGACGCCGCCATGGGCGCCGAGGCCGTCTACGAACTGCTGCGCACGATCGACCTGCAGTCGGAAATGACCCGCCTGCGTGAGGAAATCGCCGCCACCGGTTCGGAAACCAAGCTCAAGCGCCTCACCAAGCGCATCAAGCTGATCGAAGCCTTCCTGGAATCGGGCAACCGTCCGGAATGGATGGTCATGACCGTGCTGCCGGTGCTGCCGCCGGACCTGCGCCCGCTGGTGCCGCTGGACGGCGGCCGCTTCGCGACCTCCGACCTGAACGACCTGTACCGCCGCGTCATCAACCGCAACAACCGCCTGCGCCGCCTGCTCGAGCTGAACGCGCCGGACATCATCGTGCGCAATGAAAAGCGCATGCTGCAGGAATCGGTCGATGCGCTGCTGGACAACGGCCGTCGCGGCCGTGCCATCACCGGCACCAACAAGCGCCCGCTGAAGTCGCTGGCCGACATGATCAAGGGCAAGCAGGGCCGCTTCCGCCAGAACCTGCTGGGCAAGCGCGTGGACTACTCGGGCCGTTCGGTCATCGTGGTCGGTCCGTACCTGCGCCTGCACCAGTGCGGCCTGCCGAAGAAGATGGCGCTGGAGCTGTTCAAGCCGTTCGTGTTCGCCAAGCTGCAGCGTCGTGGCCTGGCCACCACCATCAAGGCCGCCAAGAAGCTGGTCGAGCGCGAAGAGGCGGAAGTCTGGGACATCCTGGAAGAAGTCATCCGCGAACACCCGGTGATGCTGAACCGTGCGCCGACCCTGCACCGTCTGGGCATCCAGGCGTTCGAGCCGGTGCTGATCGAAGGCAAGGCCATCCAGCTGCACCCGCTGGTCTGCACCGCGTTCAACGCCGACTTCGACGGTGACCAGATGGCCGTCCACGTGCCGCTCTCGCTGGAAGCCCAGCTGGAAGCACGTGCGCTGATGATGTCCACCAACAACATCCTGTCGCCGGCCAACGGCGAGCCGATCATCGTGCCGTCGCAGGACGTCGTGCTGGGTCTGTACTACATGACCCGCTCGCTGGAAAACAAGAAGGGCGAGGGCATGGCCTTCGCCAACATCGCCGAAGTCAAGCGCGCCTATGACAACCGCGTGGTCGAACTGCACGCCCGCGTCAAGGTCCGCATCACCGAAGTGGTGATCGACGAGGAAGGCAACAAGCAGAACAAGACCTCGATCGTGGACACCACGATCGGTCGCGCCCTGCTGGCTGAAATCCTGCCGGAAGGCCTGCCGTTCGCGCTGGCCAACACCGAGCTGACCAAGAAGAACATCAGCCGCCTGATCAACTCCAGCTACCGCCAGCTGGGTCTGAAGGACACGGTCGTGTTCGCCGACAAGCTGATGTACACCGGCTTCGCCTACGCGACCCGCGCCGGCGTCTCCATCGGCATCGACGACATGCTGATCCCGGACGAGAAGAAGGGCATCCTCACCGAGGCCGAAGCCGAAGTGCTGGAAATCCAGGAGCAGTACCAGTCGGGTCTGGTCACCGCCGGCGAGCGCTACAACAAGGTGGTCGACATCTGGTCGCGCACCAACGAGCGCATCGCCAAGGCGATGATGGACACCATCGGTACCGAGAAGGTCGTCAATGCCAAGGGTGAGACCATCGACCAGAAGTCGATGAACTCGCTGTACATCATGGCCGACTCCGGTGCGCGTGGTTCGCAGGCACAGATCCGCCAGCTGGCCGGCATGCGCGGCCTGATGGCCCGTCCGGACGGCTCGATCATCGAAACGCCCATCAAGGCGAACTTCCGTGAAGGCCTGAACGTGCAGGAGTACTTCAACTCCACGCACGGTGCCCGTAAGGGTCTGGCCGATACCGCGCTGAAGACCGCGAACTCGGGTTACCTGACCCGTCGTCTGGTCGACGTGGCGCAGGACGTGGTGATCACCGAGGTGGATTGCGGTACCACCGAAGGCCTGATCATGACCCCGATCGTGGAAGGCGGCGACGTGGTCGAGCCGCTGAAGGACCGCGTGCTGGGTCGCGTCGTGGCCGAGGACGTGTTCCTGCCGGGCAACGACGAAGATCCGATCGTCACCCGCAACACCCTGCTGGACGAACAGTGGGTCGCCAAGCTGGAAGACGCCGGCGTGCAGACCATCAAGGTCCGCTCGACGATCTCCTGCGAATCGGCCTTCGGCGTCTGCGCACGCTGCTACGGCCGCGACCTGGCCCGTGGCCACCTGGTCAACATCGGTGAAGCGGTCGGCGTCATCGCCGCCCAGTCGATCGGTGAACCGGGTACCCAGCTGACCATGCGTACGTTCCACATCGGTGGTGCGGCATCGCGTGCGGCGGCAGTGGACAACATCACCGTCAAGACCACCGGCTCGGTCAAGTTCAGCAACCTCAAGTCGGTCGAGCACGCCAACGGCTCGCTGGTGGCGGTGTCGCGCTCGGGCGAAATCTCGGTGCTCGACGCGCACGGCCGTGAGCGCGAGCGCTACAAGCTGCCGTACGGTGCGACCATCACCTCCAAGGACGGTGATGCGGTCAAGGCCGGCCAGACCGTGGCCAACTGGGATCCGCATAACCACCCGATCGTGTCGGAAGTGGCCGGTTTCATCCGCTTCATCGACTTCGTCGACGGCGTCACCGTCATCGAGAAGACCGACGAGCTGACCGGTCTGGCCTCGCGTGAAATCACCGATCCGAAGCGTCGTGGTACCCAGGCCAAGGACCTGCGCCCGATCGTGCGCATCGTCGACGGCAAGGGCAACGACCTGTCGATCCCGGGCACCGATCTGCCGGCGCAGTACCTGCTGCCGCCGCGTTCGATCGTCAACCTGCAGGACGGCGCCCCGGTGGGCGTGGGCGACGTGGTCGCCAAGATCCCGCAGGAAGCGTCCAAGACCCGCGACATCACCGGTGGTCTGCCGCGCGTGGCCGACCTGTTCGAAGCGCGCAAGCCGAAGGATCCGGCCGTGCTGGCCGAGCGTTCGGGCATCATCAGCTTCGGCAAGGACACCAAGGGCAAGCAGCGCCTGATCATCAAGGACACCGATGGTTCGGAGCACGAAGAGCTGATCCCGAAGTACCGCCAGGTCATCGTGTTCGAAGGCGAGCATGTCACCAAGGGTGAAACCATCGTGGACGGCGAGCCGAGCCCGCAGGACATCCTGCGCCTGCTGGGTGTCGAACCGCTGGCCGCCTACCTGGTCAAGGAAATCCAGGACGTGTACCGCCTGCAGGGCGTGAAGATCAACGACAAGCACATTGAGGTGATCACCCGCCAGATGCTGCGCAAGGTCGAGATCACCGATCAGGGCAGCAGCAAGTTCCTGAACGGTGAACAGGTCGAACGCCAGCGCGTCATCGAGGAGAATGCCCGCCTGACCACCCGCAACGAGCTGATCGCCCGTTTCGATCCGGTCCTGCTGGGCATCACCAAGGCCTCGCTGGCCACCGAATCGTTCATCTCGGCGGCGTCGTTCCAGGAAACCACCCGCGTGCTGACCGAAGCGGCCGTTCGCGGCACCTCGGACAACCTGCGTGGCCTGAAGGAAAACGTCATCGTCGGCCGCCTGATTCCGGCCGGTACCGGCCTGGCGTACCACAGCCAGCGCCGCCGCGGTGCCACCGGCCTGACCGACTCGGAACTGCAGACCCTGGCCGGCACCCCGGCCGCGGTGGAAGCCGTTGCCGACGTGGCCGATGCTGAACAGGCCTCGGGCGAAGAATGA
- the rpsL gene encoding 30S ribosomal protein S12: protein MATINQLVRKPRQATTYKSASPALDKCPQRRGVCTRVYTTTPKKPNSALRKVAKVRLTNQEEVISYIGGEGHNLQEHSVVLIRGGRVKDLPGVRYHTVRGSLDAAGVAKRRQARSKYGAKRPKA from the coding sequence ATGGCGACGATCAACCAGCTGGTCCGCAAGCCGCGGCAAGCGACCACCTACAAGAGTGCCTCGCCGGCGCTCGACAAGTGCCCGCAGCGCCGTGGCGTCTGCACCCGTGTCTACACCACCACGCCGAAGAAGCCGAACTCGGCGCTTCGCAAGGTTGCCAAGGTCCGCCTGACCAACCAGGAAGAAGTGATTTCCTACATCGGTGGTGAAGGCCACAACCTGCAGGAGCACTCCGTGGTCCTGATCCGCGGCGGTCGCGTCAAGGACCTGCCGGGTGTGCGTTACCACACCGTTCGTGGCTCGCTCGACGCCGCCGGCGTTGCCAAGCGTCGCCAGGCCCGTTCCAAGTACGGCGCCAAGCGTCCGAAGGCATAA
- the rpsG gene encoding 30S ribosomal protein S7 — protein MSRKGNTPQRSVLPDPKHGSETIARFINMVMQSGKKSVAEKIVYGAMDVITEKNANANAIELVQKALDNVSPAVEVKSRRVGGATYQVPVEVRASRKMALAMRWLIDSARKRGENTMPKKLAAELIDASENRGGAIKKREETHRMAEANKAFAHYRW, from the coding sequence ATGTCGCGTAAGGGTAATACTCCGCAGCGTTCCGTCCTGCCCGATCCGAAGCACGGAAGCGAAACCATCGCCCGTTTCATCAACATGGTCATGCAGAGCGGCAAGAAGTCCGTCGCTGAAAAGATCGTGTACGGCGCCATGGACGTGATCACCGAGAAGAACGCCAACGCCAATGCCATCGAGCTGGTGCAGAAGGCGCTCGACAACGTGTCGCCGGCCGTCGAAGTGAAGTCGCGCCGCGTCGGCGGTGCCACCTACCAGGTGCCGGTCGAAGTGCGCGCTTCGCGCAAGATGGCCCTGGCCATGCGTTGGCTGATCGACTCCGCGCGCAAGCGTGGCGAGAACACCATGCCGAAGAAGCTGGCTGCTGAACTGATCGACGCCTCGGAAAACCGTGGTGGCGCCATCAAGAAGCGCGAAGAAACCCACCGTATGGCGGAAGCGAACAAGGCGTTCGCCCACTACCGCTGGTGA